The proteins below come from a single Iocasia fonsfrigidae genomic window:
- a CDS encoding histidine triad nucleotide-binding protein, translating into MSDCIFCKIASGEMDTKLLYEDERVVVFSDIDPQAPVHLLIIPKKHISTLLDISAEDQDLIGYIYMIAAKLARENGIAEDGFRVVSNCNEDGGQSVYHIHFHLLGGRSMQWPPG; encoded by the coding sequence ATGAGTGATTGTATTTTTTGCAAGATTGCAAGTGGTGAGATGGATACTAAATTACTTTATGAAGATGAGCGGGTGGTTGTTTTTAGTGATATTGATCCACAGGCACCAGTACATTTGCTTATTATACCTAAAAAACATATATCAACTTTATTGGATATTTCAGCAGAAGATCAGGATTTAATTGGATACATATATATGATTGCTGCCAAATTAGCGCGTGAAAATGGTATTGCTGAAGATGGGTTTAGAGTGGTATCTAATTGCAATGAAGATGGTGGTCAATCAGTTTATCATATTCATTTTCATTTACTGGGTGGACGCAGTATGCAGTGGCCTCCAGGTTAA
- a CDS encoding GatB/YqeY domain-containing protein, whose protein sequence is MTSLREKLLDDMKTAMKSKDKERLSVIRMARAAIKNVEIDKRKDLDDNEVVEVIAREVKQRRDSIREYEKAGKDDIVTGLQREIKVLEKYLPEQLTEEEIAKLVDDVVKEIGGDDMSDMGKIMGAIMPRVKGRADGRIVNKIVQRKLS, encoded by the coding sequence ATAACCTCTTTAAGAGAAAAATTACTTGATGATATGAAAACTGCTATGAAGTCAAAAGACAAGGAACGTTTATCTGTGATAAGGATGGCTCGGGCTGCTATAAAAAATGTAGAGATTGATAAAAGAAAAGACCTTGATGATAATGAGGTAGTGGAAGTTATTGCCCGCGAAGTAAAACAAAGAAGGGATTCAATTAGAGAGTATGAAAAGGCAGGAAAAGATGATATTGTTACGGGTTTACAAAGGGAAATAAAGGTTCTGGAAAAATACCTGCCTGAACAGCTAACAGAAGAAGAGATTGCAAAATTAGTAGATGATGTAGTTAAAGAGATTGGTGGAGATGATATGTCAGATATGGGAAAGATTATGGGGGCAATTATGCCGAGGGTAAAAGGCCGTGCTGATGGTAGAATTGTCAATAAAATTGTACAGAGGAAATTGAGTTAA
- a CDS encoding NfeD family protein: MRGVKYVLGLMVLFIVLSVLSVQAVDRTEIVYKIPITGEIDRGLVYLVKKGISEAEAEGADLLIFEIDTFGGYVDSAIEIKDLIYNSRIKTLTFVKGRAWSAGALITLAGDIVAMVPGSSIGAAETRPKEEKYISALRKEFKATAESRGRYPEIAAAMVDSDLEIEGLIAAGKLLTLTADEAVTHNMAEYKVGNLTELYDIMDFSPARILSVQVSSAEKLARFIINPNISTVLLTIGLIALIAETFIMGWGIAGTAGLLSLGLVFSSYIYLGVAGWGVVVLLVVGLVLLALEVFVVPGFGITGISGILAILASFYFLFPTPTTALFAVATVLILSIAAAIVILKLFGGSQFWQRISLGESQTKDLGYIAQYDKKEYLGKTAYTLTPLRPAGLIEIDAKRLDVVSDGGFIDKDVKVKIIKITGNRVVVKQIKEDE, encoded by the coding sequence ATGAGAGGGGTCAAATATGTTTTGGGTTTGATGGTATTATTTATTGTTTTGTCGGTTTTATCTGTCCAGGCTGTTGATAGGACAGAAATTGTCTATAAGATACCTATTACGGGTGAGATAGATAGGGGTTTAGTATATTTGGTAAAAAAGGGTATTAGTGAGGCGGAGGCAGAGGGTGCTGACCTGCTTATTTTTGAGATTGATACTTTTGGTGGGTATGTTGATTCAGCTATAGAGATAAAAGACCTTATCTATAATTCCAGGATCAAAACCCTTACTTTTGTTAAGGGTAGGGCCTGGTCTGCAGGGGCTTTGATTACCCTGGCAGGTGATATAGTTGCAATGGTACCTGGTAGTAGTATCGGGGCTGCTGAGACAAGACCTAAGGAAGAGAAATATATTTCTGCCCTGAGGAAGGAATTTAAAGCAACAGCTGAAAGTAGGGGGAGATACCCAGAAATAGCAGCTGCTATGGTTGACTCTGATCTTGAGATTGAAGGATTAATTGCTGCTGGTAAATTACTTACATTAACTGCTGATGAAGCAGTAACACATAATATGGCAGAATATAAGGTGGGCAACCTTACAGAGTTATATGATATAATGGATTTTTCACCAGCCCGGATTCTTTCTGTGCAGGTTAGTTCAGCTGAGAAATTGGCCCGTTTTATTATAAATCCCAATATTAGTACTGTGTTATTAACTATTGGTTTGATAGCATTAATTGCCGAAACCTTCATAATGGGGTGGGGGATAGCAGGGACAGCTGGTCTTCTCTCCCTGGGGCTGGTATTTAGTAGTTATATCTATTTAGGTGTTGCTGGTTGGGGAGTAGTTGTTTTGCTGGTAGTTGGTTTAGTATTGTTAGCTCTGGAGGTATTTGTTGTCCCCGGATTTGGTATTACAGGAATAAGTGGAATTCTTGCTATTTTAGCGAGTTTTTATTTCCTCTTTCCTACGCCGACCACGGCTTTATTTGCGGTAGCAACAGTTCTTATACTATCAATTGCAGCTGCTATAGTTATTTTAAAGCTGTTTGGCGGCAGCCAGTTCTGGCAGAGGATTTCTCTTGGTGAAAGTCAGACTAAAGATTTAGGTTATATTGCTCAGTATGATAAAAAAGAATATCTGGGTAAGACAGCCTATACATTGACACCTTTAAGACCAGCTGGTCTTATAGAGATCGATGCTAAAAGACTTGATGTTGTAAGTGATGGTGGTTTTATTGATAAGGATGTTAAGGTTAAGATAATAAAAATTACTGGTAACCGTGTTGTAGTTAAACAAATTAAGGAGGATGAGTAA
- the floA gene encoding flotillin-like protein FloA (flotillin-like protein involved in membrane lipid rafts), which translates to MSNLTEVLAILLIVLGIIFLSVFFYFIPLGLWVSAVAAGVRIGFFNLIGMRLRRVVPSLIVGPMIKSHKAGLKLGSDKLEAHYLAGGNVDRVVDALIAAQRAEIDLSFERAAAIDLAGRDVLEAVQMSVNPKVIKTPVVTAVAMDGIQVMATARVTVRANIERLVGGAGEETVLARVGEGIVTTVGSAVTHKKVLENPDSISKTVLGKGLDSGTAFEILSIDIADVDVGKNIGAQLQTDQAEADKEIAQAKAEERRAMAVAQEQEMKAKVQEMRAKVVEAEADVPRAMAEAMRSGNMGVMDYLNLQNIKADTGMRDNISKLGGNSSNSSEKKIDDEDK; encoded by the coding sequence ATGAGTAATTTGACTGAAGTGTTGGCGATACTACTTATAGTTCTTGGTATAATCTTTTTGTCGGTTTTCTTTTATTTTATCCCTCTGGGATTATGGGTTTCTGCTGTAGCAGCTGGTGTACGGATTGGTTTTTTTAACCTAATTGGAATGAGGTTAAGGAGGGTTGTACCTTCATTAATAGTAGGGCCTATGATTAAATCACATAAAGCAGGATTAAAACTAGGGAGTGATAAACTGGAAGCACACTATCTGGCCGGTGGTAATGTAGACCGTGTAGTAGATGCTTTAATAGCGGCTCAGCGTGCTGAAATAGATTTGAGTTTTGAAAGGGCAGCTGCTATTGACTTAGCTGGTAGGGATGTACTGGAGGCTGTACAGATGAGTGTAAATCCTAAAGTAATTAAAACACCGGTTGTAACAGCTGTGGCTATGGACGGGATTCAGGTTATGGCTACTGCCCGTGTAACAGTCAGGGCCAATATTGAACGGCTTGTTGGTGGTGCTGGTGAGGAAACAGTGCTGGCCAGGGTTGGTGAAGGTATTGTCACTACTGTTGGTTCTGCTGTTACCCATAAAAAGGTACTGGAGAATCCGGATTCTATTTCAAAAACTGTCCTGGGGAAGGGTCTTGATTCAGGTACTGCTTTTGAAATTCTATCTATTGATATTGCAGATGTTGATGTTGGCAAAAATATTGGTGCTCAACTGCAGACTGATCAGGCTGAAGCCGATAAAGAGATTGCCCAAGCCAAGGCTGAAGAACGAAGGGCCATGGCTGTTGCTCAGGAACAGGAAATGAAAGCTAAAGTACAGGAAATGCGGGCTAAGGTTGTTGAGGCTGAAGCAGATGTACCAAGGGCTATGGCAGAAGCGATGCGTTCTGGTAATATGGGTGTTATGGACTACCTTAATCTACAAAATATTAAGGCTGATACCGGTATGAGAGATAATATCTCCAAATTAGGAGGTAATTCCAGTAATAGCTCTGAAAAAAAGATAGATGATGAGGATAAATAA
- a CDS encoding DUF421 domain-containing protein encodes MFTHIIKTIFIYFAMLGIIRMMGKREIGQLSPFDLVVAIMIAELAIFPIENEELGIIEGLVPIVILAFLEILLSILSLKSTFIRGLINGRPEILIKNGKILYKALKGTKYNVNDLLQQLRTKDIFDIDEVKVALLETSGDITVLKQGAKSLRMPVIIDGKISYNKELVNINKEWLQKKLQDIGVDKSQILLATIDENKELKIYQRNGDDQ; translated from the coding sequence GTGTTTACTCATATTATTAAAACAATATTTATTTATTTTGCAATGCTTGGTATAATTAGAATGATGGGTAAAAGAGAAATAGGTCAATTGTCTCCTTTTGATCTAGTAGTTGCTATTATGATTGCTGAATTGGCTATTTTTCCAATTGAAAATGAAGAATTAGGTATTATTGAAGGCCTTGTACCGATTGTAATTCTGGCATTTTTGGAGATACTGTTGTCTATTCTTTCTTTAAAGAGCACTTTTATAAGGGGATTAATAAATGGAAGGCCTGAAATATTAATAAAAAATGGTAAGATATTGTATAAGGCATTAAAAGGGACTAAATATAATGTTAATGACCTTTTACAACAGTTGAGAACAAAAGACATCTTTGATATTGATGAAGTTAAAGTAGCTTTGCTGGAAACATCAGGTGATATTACAGTACTTAAACAGGGGGCTAAATCCCTTAGGATGCCTGTTATAATAGATGGTAAGATATCTTATAATAAAGAACTTGTTAATATTAATAAAGAGTGGTTGCAGAAAAAACTGCAGGATATAGGAGTAGATAAATCTCAAATCTTACTGGCTACTATTGATGAAAATAAAGAATTAAAGATATATCAAAGGAATGGTGATGATCAATAA
- a CDS encoding class I SAM-dependent methyltransferase: protein MINKMGFYNQFASYYNDVFPLSVEKLNFLSNKFTDTDDGNKILDIGTATGSYAIALAEEGYQVSAVDLNHEMIKLARLRVVNSNLAVNFKVADMLKLDKLYSENYFNGIYCIGNVLVHLDTKKDIKKALGIMAKLLKPKGVVIIQIINYQRILKNNVTQLPVIINEDKGITFSRRYLLEDSKDKIRFITNLSIDKGVKNSYQNTIKLLPLLPDELLDILGEIGFQDVKLYASFSGEGFNEQAVPCIAVGRL, encoded by the coding sequence ATGATCAATAAAATGGGGTTTTATAATCAATTTGCTAGTTATTATAATGATGTTTTTCCTTTATCAGTAGAAAAATTAAATTTTTTAAGTAATAAGTTTACTGATACTGATGATGGAAATAAAATTCTAGACATTGGTACTGCAACCGGGAGTTATGCAATTGCCTTAGCAGAAGAGGGTTATCAGGTTTCTGCCGTGGATCTTAATCATGAAATGATAAAATTAGCCCGCTTGCGCGTAGTTAATAGTAATTTAGCAGTGAATTTTAAAGTTGCTGACATGTTAAAACTTGATAAACTATATAGTGAAAATTATTTTAATGGTATTTATTGTATCGGAAATGTGCTTGTTCATCTTGATACAAAGAAAGATATTAAAAAAGCCCTTGGAATTATGGCAAAATTATTAAAACCAAAAGGTGTTGTTATTATTCAGATTATTAATTATCAACGAATCTTAAAAAATAATGTTACACAGTTACCAGTGATAATCAACGAAGACAAGGGGATTACTTTTAGCAGGAGATATTTACTGGAAGACAGTAAAGACAAGATTAGATTTATAACAAATCTGAGTATAGATAAAGGAGTAAAAAATAGTTATCAAAATACTATAAAGCTGTTACCATTACTGCCTGATGAATTATTGGATATTTTGGGTGAAATAGGTTTTCAGGATGTAAAACTATATGCTAGTTTTTCAGGGGAAGGTTTTAATGAACAGGCAGTACCATGTATTGCT